In Asanoa sp. WMMD1127, one genomic interval encodes:
- a CDS encoding DUF2945 domain-containing protein: MGLRKGDKVSWQSHGQRVHGTVEEKITSRTSAGGRTVDASKDEPQYRVRSDKSGRDAVHKEEALRRE, encoded by the coding sequence ATGGGACTTCGCAAAGGTGACAAGGTGAGCTGGCAGAGCCACGGCCAGCGCGTGCACGGCACGGTCGAGGAGAAGATCACGTCACGCACGTCAGCGGGCGGCCGCACGGTGGACGCGTCGAAGGACGAGCCGCAGTACCGGGTCCGCAGCGACAAGTCCGGCCGCGATGCGGTGCACAAGGAGGAGGCGCTGCGCCGTGAGTGA
- a CDS encoding amino acid permease: MALSVLRTKSIERSIQETDEPGHRLKRELSALDLTVFGVGVIVGTGIFVLTGQQAATNAGPAIVISFLLAAVVCGLAALCYAEFASTVPVAGSAYTFGYATLGELVAWIIGWDLVLELGLGAAVVARGWSAYLQTLFGLPTWLAGDTAVPDWGAMFIVLVLTVVGVMGTKLSGRFTGVLVAIKVAVVLFVIGLGLFYIKGSNLTPFVPPAQPTEGASGGEEPLLQALLGVVPQQFGFFGIVAAASIVFFAYIGFDVVATTAEETRKPQRDMPRGILASLAICAVLYMAVAFVVTGMAKYTSLDTGAPLAKAFSDNGVEWASKVISLGAICGITTVILVLLLGQSRVIFAMSRDHLLPPAIARVHPRFGTPWLITIGTGVVVALVSGFVPLSKLSELTSIGTLFAFVVVAIGVIILRRTRPDLPRAFRTPFVPVLPILAVLACLWLMINLPVDTWIRFVIWMAAGFVVYFAWGVRAAGRRREIDERAAAESPSPTQPQDRV, from the coding sequence ATGGCTCTCTCCGTCCTGCGCACCAAGAGCATCGAGCGGTCCATTCAGGAGACTGACGAGCCGGGCCATCGGCTCAAGCGCGAGCTGAGCGCGCTCGACCTTACGGTGTTCGGCGTGGGCGTGATCGTGGGTACGGGCATCTTCGTCCTGACCGGTCAGCAGGCGGCGACCAACGCCGGGCCGGCGATCGTCATCTCGTTCCTGCTCGCCGCCGTCGTGTGCGGGTTGGCCGCGCTCTGCTACGCGGAGTTCGCGTCGACGGTGCCGGTGGCGGGCAGCGCCTACACGTTCGGCTACGCCACGCTCGGCGAGCTGGTCGCCTGGATCATCGGCTGGGACCTGGTGCTCGAGCTCGGGCTCGGCGCCGCGGTGGTGGCGCGCGGCTGGAGCGCGTACCTGCAGACGCTCTTCGGGCTGCCGACCTGGCTCGCGGGTGACACCGCCGTGCCCGACTGGGGCGCGATGTTCATCGTGCTGGTGCTGACCGTGGTCGGCGTCATGGGGACGAAGCTGTCCGGGCGGTTCACCGGCGTGCTGGTCGCGATCAAGGTCGCGGTGGTGCTGTTCGTGATCGGGCTCGGGCTGTTCTACATCAAGGGTTCCAACCTGACGCCGTTCGTGCCGCCGGCGCAGCCCACCGAGGGTGCCTCCGGTGGTGAGGAGCCGTTGCTGCAGGCGCTGCTCGGCGTCGTACCGCAGCAGTTCGGCTTCTTCGGGATCGTGGCGGCGGCGTCGATCGTCTTCTTCGCGTACATCGGCTTCGACGTGGTCGCGACCACCGCCGAGGAGACGCGCAAACCGCAGCGCGACATGCCCCGCGGCATCCTGGCGTCGCTGGCGATCTGCGCGGTGCTCTACATGGCGGTCGCGTTCGTGGTGACCGGGATGGCGAAGTACACGTCGCTGGACACGGGCGCCCCGCTGGCCAAGGCGTTCAGCGACAACGGCGTCGAGTGGGCGTCCAAGGTGATCTCACTCGGCGCGATCTGCGGCATCACCACCGTGATCCTGGTGCTGCTGCTCGGCCAGTCCCGCGTCATCTTCGCGATGTCGCGCGACCACCTGCTGCCGCCGGCGATCGCCCGGGTGCACCCGCGGTTCGGCACGCCGTGGCTGATCACCATCGGCACCGGCGTCGTGGTGGCGCTGGTGTCGGGCTTCGTGCCGCTGTCGAAGCTGTCGGAGCTGACCTCGATCGGCACGCTGTTCGCCTTCGTGGTGGTGGCGATCGGCGTCATCATCCTGCGGCGTACGCGACCCGACCTGCCCCGCGCGTTCCGCACGCCGTTCGTACCCGTGCTGCCCATCCTCGCGGTGCTGGCCTGCCTCTGGCTGATGATCAACCTGCCGGTGGACACCTGGATCCGGTTCGTGATCTGGATGGCGGCCGGGTTCGTGGTCTATTTCGCGTGGGGCGTCCGGGCGGCGGGCCGGCGGCGGGAGATCGACGAGCGGGCTGCCGCGGAGTCCCCGTCCCCAACGCAGCCCCAGGATCGCGTCTAA
- a CDS encoding DUF1737 domain-containing protein: MGVEPPEGLPRYRVLTGPDDAAFCRRVSAALDLGYRLHGGPASPTTASA, translated from the coding sequence ATGGGTGTGGAGCCGCCGGAGGGGTTGCCGCGGTACCGGGTGTTGACCGGGCCCGACGACGCCGCGTTCTGCCGCCGGGTCAGTGCGGCCCTCGACCTCGGCTACCGCCTGCACGGCGGACCGGCCTCACCCACGACGGCGAGCGCGTGA
- a CDS encoding DUF3140 domain-containing protein, producing the protein MRCTRRRRCAVSDEVDDFGKAVNMTAGELERWLRTDDSRSVGQKPASGGESTGHASGRRIVDLLRTKKSDLTDEDRAHMRKVVGYVKRHSAQRPKGDVTDTTWRYSLMNWGHDPLK; encoded by the coding sequence ATGCGGTGCACAAGGAGGAGGCGCTGCGCCGTGAGTGACGAGGTGGACGACTTCGGCAAGGCGGTCAACATGACGGCGGGCGAGCTGGAGCGCTGGCTTCGCACGGACGACTCGCGGTCGGTGGGCCAGAAACCGGCCAGCGGCGGCGAGTCCACGGGCCACGCCTCCGGGCGCCGCATCGTGGACCTGCTCCGCACGAAGAAGTCGGACCTGACGGACGAGGACCGCGCCCACATGCGCAAGGTCGTGGGCTACGTCAAACGCCACAGCGCCCAACGCCCGAAGGGCGACGTCACCGACACGACGTGGCGCTACTCCCTGATGAACTGGGGCCACGACCCCCTCAAGTAG
- the polA gene encoding DNA polymerase I, translating into MSDQPRILLLDGHSLAYRAFHALPVENFSTATGQSTNAVFGFTSMLINMLRDEKPTHIIVSFDVSRQSFRTERYAEYKAGRSETPKPFQGQVSLVKEVLAALRIPVVEKEGYEADDVIGTLTRQAREAGMEVIISTGDRDAFQLVDEHVTVLYPVRGVSEVWRMNPEAVETKYFVPPARYRDKAALVGETSDNLPGVPGVGDKTAAKWIKEYGGIDGVIANADKIKGKAGENLRANLANVMRNYELNALVCDLDLPMGPADARWQGWDREAVHQVFDALEFRVLRERLYQYLDAVEPEAEAGFDLFGEILAAGAVGGWVTEHVRPGVATGVAVAGRFGRGTGELTGIALATADGPAAWFDPTQLEPADEQAVAAWLASADHPKVLHDSKPARLAFAARGWELDGVARDTAIAAYLARPDQRTYDLADLALRYLHRELRVDTPESGQLTLDGLGDEGVVEQNLMLQARATLDLADAIDAELSRDGELSIRLMADVELPLSEVLARMEQVGIAADTHYLSDIEAHFAAEVKAAAQAAYAVVGREFNLGSPKQLQEILFTERSLPKTRRIKSGYTTDADALQGLFAQTGDPLLEHLLRHRDVAKLKSTVDGLLKSVSDDGRIHTTYFQTVAATGRLSSTDPNLQNIPIRTEEGRRIRRAFVVGEGYETLMTADYSQIEMRIMADMSKDEALIDAFNSGADFHAATASSVFSMPLDEVTADHRRKIKAMNYGLAYGLSVYGLSQQLGIATDEARGLMDEYFDRFGGVRDYLRAIVDRARQDGYTETILGRRRYLPDLVSDNRQRREMAERMALNAPIQGSAADIIKVAMLRVDAALKEAGLRSRMLLQVHDELVFEVAEGEREQTEALVREAMGGAYPLAVPLEVSVGLGRDWNSADH; encoded by the coding sequence GTGAGCGACCAGCCCCGGATCCTGCTGCTAGATGGCCACTCGCTGGCCTACCGCGCGTTTCACGCCCTGCCGGTGGAGAACTTCTCCACCGCGACCGGGCAGTCGACCAACGCGGTGTTCGGGTTCACGTCGATGCTGATCAACATGCTGCGCGACGAGAAGCCGACGCACATCATCGTGTCGTTCGACGTGTCGCGGCAGTCGTTCCGGACCGAGCGCTACGCCGAATACAAGGCCGGCCGGTCCGAGACGCCCAAGCCGTTCCAGGGGCAGGTCAGCCTGGTCAAAGAGGTGCTGGCGGCGCTGCGGATCCCGGTGGTCGAGAAAGAGGGCTACGAGGCCGACGACGTGATCGGCACGCTCACCCGGCAGGCGCGCGAGGCCGGCATGGAGGTGATCATCTCGACCGGTGACCGCGACGCGTTCCAGCTGGTCGACGAGCATGTCACCGTGCTCTACCCGGTTCGTGGCGTGTCCGAGGTCTGGCGGATGAACCCCGAGGCCGTCGAGACCAAATACTTCGTGCCGCCGGCGCGCTACCGCGACAAGGCCGCGCTGGTGGGGGAGACCAGCGACAACCTACCGGGCGTGCCGGGCGTGGGCGACAAGACCGCGGCCAAATGGATCAAGGAATACGGCGGCATCGACGGCGTCATCGCCAACGCCGACAAGATCAAGGGGAAGGCCGGGGAGAACCTGCGGGCCAACCTGGCCAACGTGATGCGCAACTACGAGCTCAACGCGCTGGTCTGCGATCTCGACCTGCCGATGGGGCCCGCCGACGCCCGCTGGCAGGGGTGGGACCGCGAGGCCGTCCACCAGGTCTTCGACGCGCTCGAGTTCCGGGTGCTGCGCGAGCGGCTCTACCAATACCTCGACGCGGTCGAGCCCGAGGCCGAGGCCGGGTTCGACCTGTTCGGCGAGATCCTCGCCGCCGGCGCGGTCGGTGGCTGGGTGACCGAGCACGTGCGCCCGGGCGTGGCGACCGGCGTCGCCGTCGCGGGGCGGTTCGGGCGCGGCACCGGCGAGCTGACCGGCATCGCGCTGGCCACCGCCGACGGGCCCGCGGCCTGGTTCGACCCGACCCAGCTCGAGCCGGCCGACGAGCAGGCGGTCGCGGCCTGGCTGGCCTCCGCCGACCACCCCAAAGTGCTCCACGACAGCAAGCCGGCCCGGCTCGCGTTCGCCGCCCGCGGCTGGGAGCTCGACGGGGTCGCCCGCGACACGGCCATCGCCGCCTACCTGGCCCGGCCCGACCAGCGCACCTACGACCTGGCCGACCTGGCGCTGCGCTACCTGCACCGCGAGCTACGCGTCGACACGCCCGAGTCCGGCCAGCTCACCCTCGACGGGCTGGGCGACGAGGGCGTCGTCGAGCAGAACCTGATGCTCCAGGCCCGCGCCACCCTCGACCTCGCCGACGCGATCGACGCCGAGCTCTCCCGCGACGGCGAGCTGTCGATCCGGCTCATGGCCGACGTCGAGCTGCCGCTCTCCGAGGTGCTGGCCCGCATGGAGCAGGTCGGCATCGCGGCCGACACCCACTACCTGTCCGACATCGAGGCCCACTTCGCGGCCGAGGTGAAGGCGGCGGCGCAGGCGGCCTACGCGGTGGTCGGGCGCGAGTTCAACCTCGGCTCGCCCAAGCAGCTCCAGGAGATCCTGTTCACCGAGCGGAGCCTGCCCAAGACGCGGCGGATCAAGTCCGGCTACACCACCGACGCCGACGCGCTGCAGGGGCTGTTCGCCCAGACCGGCGACCCGCTGCTCGAGCACCTGCTGCGCCACCGCGACGTGGCCAAGCTCAAGTCCACAGTCGACGGACTGCTCAAGTCGGTGTCCGACGACGGCCGGATCCACACCACCTACTTCCAGACCGTCGCGGCCACCGGGCGCCTGTCGTCGACCGACCCCAACCTGCAGAACATCCCGATCCGCACCGAGGAGGGCCGGCGGATCCGCCGCGCGTTCGTGGTCGGCGAGGGCTACGAGACGCTGATGACGGCCGACTACAGCCAGATCGAGATGCGCATCATGGCCGACATGTCCAAGGACGAGGCCCTGATCGACGCCTTCAACTCGGGCGCCGACTTCCACGCCGCCACCGCCTCGTCGGTCTTCTCGATGCCCCTCGACGAGGTCACCGCCGACCACCGCCGCAAGATCAAGGCGATGAACTACGGCCTGGCGTACGGCCTGAGCGTCTACGGCCTCTCCCAACAGCTCGGCATCGCCACCGACGAGGCCCGCGGCCTGATGGACGAATACTTCGACCGGTTCGGCGGCGTCCGCGACTACCTGCGCGCCATCGTCGACCGGGCCCGCCAGGACGGCTACACCGAGACCATCCTCGGCCGCCGCCGCTACCTGCCGGACCTGGTCAGCGACAACCGCCAGCGCCGTGAGATGGCCGAACGCATGGCCCTCAACGCCCCCATCCAGGGCTCGGCCGCCGACATCATCAAGGTCGCGATGCTCCGGGTCGACGCGGCGCTCAAGGAGGCGGGGCTGCGGTCGCGGATGCTGCTGCAGGTCCACGACGAGCTCGTCTTCGAGGTCGCGGAGGGGGAGCGGGAGCAGACCGAGGCCCTGGTCCGGGAGGCGATGGGCGGGGCCTACCCGCTCGCGGTGCCGCTCGAGGTCTCGGTCGGCCTGGGCCGCGACTGGAACAGCGCCGACCACTGA
- the argS gene encoding arginine--tRNA ligase has product MATLEELLRDRLASAFEAVAGAPADPSVRRSQHADFQADGALALARKLGRKPRDIAVDVVAAARLDDLCAEVTISGPGFINLTVAGDTIGSLLAVMNRDERLGVARVAAPDTVVVDYSAPNVAKEMHVGHLRSTVIGDAVVRLLEWLGHRVTKANHLGDWGTPFGMLIEHLLDIGETEAAHELSLGDLNGFYRAARAKFDADDAFKERARLRVVALQSGDEQTRRLWRLLVDESEKYFLAVYERLDVCLTEKDFFGESFYNDMLTPVVEELDRLGLLRESDGAAVVFPDGFTNREGDPLPIIVRKRDGGFGYGATDLAAIRYRTQELAANRLLYVIGLPQRQHLEMVYEVAREAGWLRAPARAQHIGFGSVLGSDGKIFRSRAGDTIKLVDLVDEAVARAAALIEEKNPELDEAARAEVARLVGVGAIKYADLSNDRTRDYVFDWKRMLSFDGNTAPYLQYARARILSIFRRGGVTPARDLATITVAEPAERTLAIELLAFPGVVTEVAESLDFHRLANYLYGVATAFTAFYEKCPVLKAAGAERESRLALSDLTARVLGTGLGLLGIGAPDRM; this is encoded by the coding sequence GTGGCAACCCTGGAAGAACTGCTCCGTGATCGGCTCGCGTCCGCGTTCGAGGCGGTGGCCGGCGCGCCGGCCGACCCGAGCGTGCGCCGGTCCCAGCACGCCGACTTCCAGGCCGACGGCGCGCTGGCGCTCGCCCGCAAGCTCGGGCGCAAGCCGCGTGACATCGCGGTCGACGTGGTGGCCGCGGCCCGGCTCGACGACCTGTGCGCGGAGGTGACGATCTCGGGGCCGGGGTTCATCAACCTGACGGTCGCCGGCGACACGATCGGGTCACTGCTCGCCGTCATGAACCGCGACGAGCGGCTCGGCGTCGCGCGGGTCGCCGCGCCCGACACCGTGGTCGTCGACTACTCGGCCCCCAACGTGGCCAAGGAGATGCACGTCGGCCACCTGCGGTCGACGGTGATCGGTGACGCCGTGGTGCGGCTGCTCGAGTGGCTCGGCCACCGGGTGACCAAGGCCAACCACCTCGGCGACTGGGGCACGCCGTTCGGCATGTTGATCGAGCATCTGCTCGACATCGGCGAGACCGAGGCGGCGCACGAGCTGTCGCTGGGCGACCTCAACGGCTTCTACCGGGCGGCCCGGGCCAAGTTCGACGCCGACGACGCGTTCAAGGAGCGGGCGCGGCTGCGGGTCGTGGCGCTGCAGAGCGGCGACGAGCAGACCCGGCGCCTGTGGCGGCTGCTGGTCGACGAGTCCGAGAAATATTTCCTGGCCGTCTACGAGCGGCTCGACGTCTGCCTGACCGAGAAGGACTTCTTCGGCGAGAGCTTCTACAACGACATGCTCACGCCGGTGGTCGAGGAGCTCGACCGGCTCGGGCTGCTGCGGGAGAGCGACGGCGCCGCGGTGGTCTTCCCGGACGGCTTCACCAACCGCGAGGGCGACCCGCTGCCGATCATCGTGCGGAAACGCGACGGCGGCTTCGGGTACGGCGCGACGGACCTGGCCGCGATCCGCTACCGCACGCAGGAGCTGGCGGCCAACCGGCTGCTCTACGTGATCGGGCTGCCGCAGCGGCAGCACCTGGAGATGGTCTACGAAGTGGCCCGCGAGGCCGGCTGGCTGCGGGCGCCGGCGCGGGCCCAGCACATCGGCTTCGGCTCGGTGCTCGGGTCGGACGGCAAGATCTTCCGCAGCCGGGCCGGCGACACGATCAAGCTGGTCGACCTGGTCGACGAGGCGGTCGCGCGGGCGGCGGCGCTGATCGAGGAGAAGAACCCGGAGCTCGACGAGGCCGCGCGGGCCGAGGTGGCGCGGCTGGTCGGCGTCGGCGCGATCAAGTACGCGGACCTGTCCAACGACCGCACCCGCGACTACGTCTTCGACTGGAAGCGGATGCTCTCGTTCGACGGCAACACGGCGCCCTACCTGCAGTACGCGCGGGCCCGGATCCTGTCGATCTTCCGGCGTGGCGGGGTGACGCCCGCCCGGGACCTGGCCACGATCACCGTCGCCGAGCCCGCGGAGCGGACCCTGGCGATCGAGCTGCTGGCGTTCCCGGGCGTCGTGACGGAGGTGGCCGAGTCGCTGGACTTCCACCGGCTGGCGAACTACCTCTACGGCGTGGCGACGGCCTTCACCGCGTTCTACGAGAAATGCCCGGTGCTCAAGGCCGCCGGCGCCGAGCGGGAGAGCCGGCTGGCGCTCAGCGACCTGACGGCGCGGGTGCTCGGCACCGGGCTGGGTCTGCTCGGGATCGGTGCGCCCGACCGCATGTAG